Proteins from a single region of Mucilaginibacter daejeonensis:
- a CDS encoding RNA polymerase sigma factor, with translation MDIQLRSDQDLIHLYIAGDEAGLVELIRRYQSKIYTSIYLLVKDEYLAEDIFQDTFIKVINTLKAGKYNEEGKFLPWVSRIAHNLVIDHFRREKRTPLVSGGDDFDIFEVLGHYDESTEDRMVREQTHKDLKALIHLLPAEQKEVLIMRHFGDMSFKEIADVTEVSINTALGRMRYALNNLRKMMQTKELSLKN, from the coding sequence ATGGATATCCAATTGAGAAGTGACCAGGATCTGATCCATTTATATATCGCGGGCGACGAGGCGGGATTAGTTGAATTGATACGTCGTTACCAGTCTAAAATTTACACCTCCATTTATTTATTGGTCAAAGACGAATATCTGGCCGAAGATATTTTTCAGGATACCTTTATCAAGGTGATCAATACGCTTAAAGCAGGAAAATATAACGAAGAAGGTAAGTTCTTGCCATGGGTGAGTCGTATAGCGCATAACTTGGTGATCGACCATTTCAGGCGTGAGAAACGTACCCCACTGGTAAGTGGTGGCGATGACTTTGACATATTTGAGGTATTGGGCCATTATGACGAAAGCACCGAGGACCGCATGGTACGTGAGCAAACGCATAAGGACCTGAAAGCCCTGATCCACCTGTTACCTGCCGAACAAAAGGAAGTACTGATCATGCGCCACTTTGGCGATATGAGCTTTAAAGAGATAGCCGACGTTACCGAGGTAAGCATTAACACCGCTTTGGGCCGTATGCGCTACGCATTGAACAACTTGCGTAAAATGATGCAGACCAAAGAACTGAGCCTTAAAAATTAG
- the nth gene encoding endonuclease III, whose product MLKKERYQLFVDYFSKHQPDAETELHYSNPYELLVAVILSAQCTDKRINQITPALFQRFPTVQDLAASDADEIFTYIRSVSYPNNKAKHLAGMAKMLVEQFDGEVPADMNDLQKLPGVGRKTANVIASVIFNIPAIAVDTHVFRVSNRLGLTTNARTPLAVEKQLIEYLPKSTLALAHHWLILHGRYICLARKPKCEVCPITHFCKYYQSGKAAVVFSKTAKVAKAKTAKAAVAKKVRVVKEN is encoded by the coding sequence ATGCTTAAAAAGGAACGCTACCAGCTATTTGTCGACTATTTTTCGAAGCACCAGCCCGATGCCGAGACCGAGCTGCACTACAGCAACCCGTATGAGTTGCTGGTGGCGGTCATCCTGTCGGCCCAGTGTACCGATAAGCGGATCAACCAGATCACGCCCGCCCTTTTTCAGCGTTTCCCTACGGTGCAGGATCTGGCCGCATCAGATGCCGACGAGATATTTACCTACATCCGTAGCGTAAGCTACCCTAACAACAAGGCCAAGCACCTGGCCGGCATGGCTAAAATGCTGGTAGAGCAGTTCGACGGTGAGGTACCTGCCGATATGAACGACCTGCAAAAGCTGCCCGGCGTAGGTCGCAAAACGGCCAACGTGATCGCCTCGGTGATCTTCAATATACCGGCCATAGCGGTTGATACGCATGTATTTAGGGTGAGCAACCGTTTAGGCCTTACCACCAATGCCCGCACCCCGCTGGCGGTAGAAAAGCAGCTGATCGAGTACCTGCCCAAAAGCACCCTGGCACTGGCCCACCATTGGCTCATCCTCCATGGACGCTACATCTGTTTAGCCCGCAAACCCAAATGCGAGGTGTGCCCCATCACCCATTTTTGCAAATACTATCAAAGCGGCAAAGCTGCGGTGGTCTTCAGCAAAACGGCCAAAGTAGCCAAGGCCAAAACGGCTAAAGCTGCGGTGGCGAAAAAGGTTAGAGTGGTGAAGGAGAATTAA
- a CDS encoding dienelactone hydrolase family protein, which yields MSQINKEDVKQEVFDLYDDYAHDRLDRRAFMQKLSLYAVGGLTVPALMSFLMPDYKGKVQITADDPRVKSEYITYPSPKGGGNIKGLLCKPADAKKKLGGIVVVHENRGLNPYIEDVARRAALAGFVSLAPDALTPLGGYPGNDDEGRAMQAKRPKAEMEENFIDAFNYLKAHKDCNGKVGVVGFCFGGGIANMMAVRVPDLAGAVPYYGAQPAVADVPKIQAPLLIHYASLDTRITEGWPAYEAALKENHKKYQAYIYENVNHGFHNDTTPRYDKAAAELSWKRTIDFFTQNLK from the coding sequence ATGAGCCAGATCAATAAAGAAGATGTTAAACAAGAGGTGTTCGACCTGTATGATGATTACGCACATGACCGTTTGGACCGCCGTGCTTTCATGCAAAAGCTGTCGTTGTATGCGGTAGGTGGCCTTACGGTGCCTGCCCTTATGAGCTTCCTGATGCCCGACTACAAGGGCAAGGTCCAGATCACGGCCGACGACCCTCGCGTCAAGTCAGAATATATCACTTATCCATCGCCTAAAGGTGGCGGCAACATTAAAGGTTTGCTTTGCAAGCCGGCCGATGCCAAAAAGAAGCTGGGCGGCATTGTTGTGGTACACGAGAATCGCGGATTGAACCCTTACATTGAGGACGTTGCCCGTCGTGCCGCTCTGGCCGGCTTTGTTTCACTGGCACCCGACGCCCTCACACCGCTTGGCGGCTACCCGGGTAATGATGATGAGGGCCGCGCCATGCAGGCCAAACGCCCCAAAGCGGAGATGGAAGAGAACTTCATCGATGCTTTTAATTACCTCAAAGCGCATAAGGATTGTAATGGCAAGGTAGGCGTGGTGGGCTTTTGCTTTGGCGGTGGTATTGCCAATATGATGGCCGTGCGAGTGCCTGATCTGGCAGGTGCTGTGCCCTATTACGGTGCACAACCTGCAGTAGCCGATGTGCCCAAGATACAGGCCCCGTTGCTGATCCATTATGCGTCGTTAGATACGCGGATCACCGAGGGCTGGCCGGCATATGAGGCCGCCCTGAAAGAGAACCACAAAAAGTACCAGGCTTACATTTACGAGAACGTGAACCACGGTTTCCATAACGATACCACCCCGCGTTATGACAAGGCCGCTGCCGAACTTTCCTGGAAACGCACGATCGACTTTTTTACCCAGAACTTGAAATAA
- a CDS encoding acetyl-CoA carboxylase carboxyltransferase subunit alpha has translation MKITFDFEKPLSDLQQQIDKIIQVEEKTKVDMSATLNELQDKFEQAKKQVYSNLSGWQKVQISRHPERPYTLQYIELMCDDFIELHGDRNVGDDKAIIGGWGSIGGQTAMFIGHQKGRNTKDRQYRNFGMANPEGYRKALRLMKMAEKFNKPIITLIDTPGAYPGLEAEERGQGEAIARNIMEMSVLNVPVICVVIGEGASGGAIGIGIGDKVYMLEHTWYSVISPESCSSILWRSWDFKERAAEVLKLTSSEMLKNKLIDGVIKEPLGGAHQDPIAMAATLKKTLIKDLKTLKDRNIDELVHERIEKFCSMGVVIEDEPAPAPSPASTEAGQAE, from the coding sequence ATGAAGATAACGTTCGATTTTGAAAAGCCACTATCAGATCTGCAGCAGCAGATCGATAAGATCATACAGGTCGAAGAAAAGACCAAGGTCGATATGTCGGCCACGCTGAACGAGTTGCAAGACAAGTTCGAGCAAGCTAAGAAGCAGGTGTACAGCAACCTGAGCGGCTGGCAAAAGGTGCAGATATCGCGCCACCCTGAACGCCCTTACACGCTACAATACATCGAGTTGATGTGCGATGATTTCATCGAACTGCATGGCGACCGCAACGTAGGCGACGATAAGGCCATCATTGGTGGCTGGGGTTCCATCGGCGGACAAACAGCCATGTTCATCGGTCATCAAAAAGGCCGTAATACCAAGGATCGCCAGTACCGCAACTTTGGCATGGCCAACCCTGAGGGTTACCGCAAGGCCCTGCGCCTGATGAAGATGGCCGAAAAGTTCAACAAACCGATCATTACCCTGATCGATACCCCCGGAGCTTACCCTGGCCTGGAGGCCGAGGAACGCGGACAAGGTGAGGCCATTGCCCGCAACATTATGGAGATGTCGGTACTGAACGTGCCGGTGATCTGTGTGGTGATCGGCGAAGGTGCATCAGGCGGTGCGATCGGCATCGGCATTGGCGATAAGGTATATATGCTGGAACATACCTGGTACTCGGTGATCTCGCCTGAGTCGTGCTCATCGATCCTGTGGCGCAGCTGGGACTTTAAAGAACGTGCGGCCGAAGTATTGAAACTGACCTCGAGCGAGATGCTGAAGAACAAGCTGATCGACGGAGTGATCAAAGAACCACTTGGCGGCGCCCATCAAGACCCGATCGCCATGGCTGCCACATTAAAAAAGACCCTCATCAAGGACCTGAAGACCTTGAAGGACCGCAATATTGATGAATTGGTTCACGAGCGTATCGAGAAATTCTGCTCGATGGGTGTAGTGATCGAGGACGAACCCGCTCCTGCCCCCTCCCCGGCATCTACCGAAGCTGGACAGGCGGAGTAA
- a CDS encoding M28 family metallopeptidase yields the protein MRYKLTLLFLFACCTFTHAQDSLYARRMLDTLTSRYFWGRGYTKDGMGKAAKFIAAQFKSSGLQPLDGKDMLQPFSFNVNTFPGKMEVAVNGHALVPGKDFIVTPGSRGVKAKGDLVQKDSVTYVDEQDRIIVTLKDKLTWSVAQEVDDYTELQIDKKGLAEVPKSINVNIENKLIEGFKTANICAMVKGTVKPDSVIMFTGHYDHLGGMGADTYFPGANDNASGMAMLLSLARYYAAHPQPYTIAFMCFAGEEAGILGSKYFTEHPLIPLSRIKFLLNMDIMGTGNEGITVVNATVYPKQFELIKQVNAKGNYLAKIASRGKAANSDHYWFTEKGVPAFFIYTMGGIKAYHDVFDVSRTLPLTEYNDLFKLITGFADGLMKQ from the coding sequence ATGAGATACAAGCTCACCCTGCTATTCCTGTTCGCCTGCTGTACGTTCACTCATGCGCAGGATTCCCTGTACGCTCGCCGCATGTTGGATACCCTGACCTCCCGTTATTTTTGGGGACGCGGTTATACTAAAGATGGTATGGGTAAGGCGGCCAAATTTATAGCGGCACAATTCAAAAGTTCAGGGTTGCAACCCCTGGATGGCAAGGATATGCTGCAGCCGTTCAGCTTTAATGTGAACACCTTTCCGGGTAAAATGGAGGTGGCCGTGAACGGGCATGCGCTGGTGCCGGGTAAAGACTTTATCGTAACTCCTGGTAGCCGAGGCGTTAAAGCTAAAGGTGATCTGGTACAAAAGGACAGCGTGACCTATGTTGACGAGCAGGACCGCATCATTGTGACCCTGAAAGATAAACTCACCTGGTCGGTAGCGCAGGAGGTAGACGACTATACCGAGTTACAGATCGATAAAAAAGGGCTGGCAGAGGTGCCTAAGAGCATCAACGTTAACATAGAGAATAAGCTGATCGAGGGTTTCAAGACGGCCAATATTTGCGCCATGGTAAAAGGCACCGTGAAACCCGATAGTGTCATCATGTTCACGGGGCATTACGACCACCTGGGCGGCATGGGTGCCGATACCTATTTCCCCGGAGCCAATGATAATGCCAGCGGGATGGCCATGCTGTTAAGTTTGGCCAGGTACTACGCCGCGCATCCTCAGCCTTATACCATCGCTTTTATGTGTTTCGCGGGTGAGGAGGCCGGCATATTAGGGTCGAAATATTTTACCGAACATCCACTGATCCCATTAAGCCGCATCAAGTTCCTGCTCAATATGGATATTATGGGCACGGGTAACGAAGGCATTACGGTGGTGAACGCTACCGTTTATCCTAAACAGTTCGAACTCATTAAACAGGTGAACGCTAAAGGTAACTACCTGGCCAAGATCGCCTCGCGGGGTAAGGCGGCCAATAGCGATCACTACTGGTTCACCGAAAAGGGCGTTCCTGCGTTCTTCATATACACCATGGGTGGCATCAAAGCTTACCACGATGTTTTTGATGTGAGCCGCACCTTACCGTTGACCGAGTATAACGATCTGTTCAAACTGATCACCGGCTTTGCCGATGGGTTGATGAAGCAGTGA
- a CDS encoding DNA alkylation repair protein yields the protein MATPLKEYYSPAFYGRFTTALAHVLPQLDGKLFIQRIYTPAFDGMELKQRMRHTAMVLHQFMPSAYTEAVRVIEQLIPELRRTMIGMDMLPLMLLPDYVEVYGLDDYDTSVHAIEQITQLVSCEFAVRPFLIRYTDAMLAQMLKWADHDSYAVRRLASEGSRSRLPWAMAVPALKKDPQLIIPILEKLKNDPSEWVRRSVANSLNDIARDHPDVVLQIARDWQGISAETDAIIKHGSRTLLKQGHTEILKHFGLDATQVTLTNLQIITPKVTIGGDLDIRFTLRNERDVAQKIRLEYALFYLMKNGKLSKKVFKISERIYQPGETCTIDRRHRFVVITTRTYYCGTHEVSVIINGQEKARGSFELCPA from the coding sequence ATGGCCACTCCGCTCAAAGAATACTATTCGCCCGCTTTTTACGGCCGGTTCACCACCGCATTGGCGCATGTGCTACCTCAACTTGATGGGAAGCTTTTCATACAACGCATTTACACACCTGCGTTCGACGGCATGGAGCTGAAACAGCGCATGCGGCATACGGCCATGGTGCTGCACCAGTTCATGCCGTCGGCATATACTGAGGCCGTTAGGGTGATCGAACAGCTGATACCTGAGCTACGCCGCACCATGATCGGCATGGATATGTTACCCTTAATGCTGTTGCCCGACTATGTGGAGGTTTACGGTCTGGACGACTACGATACATCGGTGCATGCCATAGAGCAGATCACCCAGTTGGTAAGCTGCGAGTTCGCGGTCCGCCCGTTCCTGATCAGGTACACCGATGCAATGCTGGCACAGATGCTGAAATGGGCCGATCATGATAGCTACGCCGTGCGCCGACTGGCCAGCGAGGGCAGCCGCAGCCGTTTACCCTGGGCGATGGCGGTACCCGCGTTGAAAAAAGACCCGCAACTGATCATACCTATCCTCGAGAAGCTGAAGAACGACCCATCGGAGTGGGTGCGCCGTAGCGTGGCCAACAGTTTGAATGATATAGCCCGCGATCACCCAGATGTGGTGTTGCAGATCGCCCGCGATTGGCAGGGCATCAGTGCCGAAACAGACGCCATCATCAAACACGGAAGCCGCACGCTGCTCAAGCAAGGGCACACCGAGATACTCAAACACTTCGGACTGGATGCTACGCAAGTAACGCTTACCAACCTCCAGATCATTACTCCAAAAGTTACTATTGGCGGCGACCTGGATATCAGGTTCACCCTACGCAATGAGCGTGACGTGGCCCAAAAGATACGTTTAGAGTATGCCTTATTCTACTTGATGAAGAATGGAAAGCTATCCAAAAAAGTATTTAAGATCAGCGAACGCATTTACCAGCCGGGCGAGACCTGCACGATCGACCGTCGGCACCGTTTTGTGGTGATCACCACCCGTACCTATTATTGCGGCACGCACGAAGTATCGGTGATCATTAACGGGCAGGAAAAGGCACGCGGCAGTTTTGAACTTTGCCCAGCGTGA
- a CDS encoding DMT family transporter — MRYLYLLVAIISEVIATSALKSSENFSRLWPSVLVVLGYASAFYFLSLTLKVLPMGISYAIWSGVGIVLISLAGLIFYKQKLDMPAVIGMVLIIAGVLVINLFSNSTEMH; from the coding sequence ATGAGATACTTATACCTCCTGGTGGCCATTATATCTGAGGTGATCGCCACGTCGGCGCTCAAATCGTCCGAGAATTTTTCGCGGTTGTGGCCGTCGGTGCTGGTGGTGCTGGGCTATGCTTCGGCATTTTATTTTTTAAGCTTAACGCTTAAGGTATTGCCTATGGGTATCTCATACGCCATATGGTCTGGTGTGGGAATCGTACTTATCTCGCTGGCTGGCCTGATCTTTTACAAGCAAAAGCTGGATATGCCAGCCGTTATTGGCATGGTGCTGATCATTGCGGGCGTGTTGGTGATCAATCTCTTCTCCAATTCTACTGAAATGCATTAA
- a CDS encoding TonB-dependent receptor: protein MSKHLHLIGCLLILCVNAFAQTGIIKGRVMAVGDGPVSFVSVGVQGKPIGTRTGNDGRYQLPGLKPGSYTITFSALGYQKQQHNAEVKAGGSATVDVELLKSESKLNDVVVTGVSRATEVRKNPIPVVVMTKKDMDRHVNNNIIDAIVKGVPGVNAVTTGPNVSKPFIRGLGYNRVLTLYDGIRQEGQQWGDEHGIEIDQYGIARAEVVKGPASLIYGSDALAGVINMIPFLPAFENNALSGDYTADHHTNNGLIGSSLGLAYKHDDWRFTARGTGKLAHNYTNSVDGRVYGTAYRELNLSAMARVDKGWGYIQLATTLFNNKQEIPDGSRDSLTRRFTRQVLDDGDDIKNRPIVPDNELKTYRLNPLYQHIQHYRLYSTSQFKLGEGSLNVLLGGQQSVRREYNHPTQPQQPGLYVVLNTLNYDVKYNLPDMAGIETTIGVNGMYQTNRSKNATDFPIPDHDLFDIGTFLFAKKTLGKVDISGGIRFDNRHTSWKNFYVADNPQNGFQKHVTGADTAGAYLQFPSFAKTYTGISGSLGVTYNVTERLLLKANIARGYRAPNITEIGSNGLDPGAHIVYLGNRGFRPEFNLQQDVGIVAYLKDADLSADLFNNNIQNYIYQARLNDADGNPVVIVPGNSTYQYQQSKARLYGIELTANLHPQSAKWFNWNNSLAYVKGLNQNKELIARAGDAARYLPFIPPLHVRSELRINLQPKSTSWAKPYVKLEADAYAAQNNFYALDNTETATPGYTLWNVGCGSGFKNKNGRTVLDLFLQVDNLFDKAYQSNLNRLKYFEYYSASPNGRSGIHNIGRNISLKAVVPF from the coding sequence ATGTCAAAACATCTACACCTTATCGGTTGCTTACTTATCCTGTGTGTCAACGCCTTTGCACAAACAGGTATCATCAAAGGTCGGGTCATGGCTGTGGGCGATGGGCCGGTCTCCTTCGTATCAGTAGGCGTACAGGGTAAACCTATAGGCACCCGAACTGGTAACGATGGCCGTTATCAGTTGCCGGGTTTGAAGCCGGGCAGCTACACGATCACTTTCTCGGCATTGGGCTATCAAAAGCAGCAACATAACGCCGAAGTGAAGGCTGGCGGTAGCGCGACCGTGGATGTAGAGCTACTCAAAAGCGAATCGAAACTGAACGATGTGGTGGTGACCGGTGTAAGCCGCGCCACGGAGGTGCGCAAGAACCCGATACCGGTGGTAGTGATGACCAAAAAGGATATGGACCGCCACGTGAACAACAACATCATTGATGCCATAGTAAAGGGTGTGCCGGGTGTTAACGCGGTCACTACCGGGCCTAACGTATCCAAGCCCTTCATACGTGGCTTAGGCTACAACCGGGTGTTGACCTTGTATGATGGTATACGCCAGGAGGGCCAGCAATGGGGCGATGAGCACGGGATCGAGATCGATCAGTATGGCATTGCCCGTGCCGAAGTGGTGAAAGGCCCGGCAAGTTTGATCTACGGGTCAGATGCGCTGGCAGGCGTGATCAATATGATCCCGTTCTTGCCAGCCTTTGAGAACAACGCTTTAAGTGGCGACTATACGGCCGACCATCATACCAACAACGGGCTGATCGGCTCCTCGTTAGGGTTGGCGTATAAGCATGACGACTGGCGCTTTACCGCCCGTGGCACCGGCAAGTTGGCGCACAACTATACCAACAGTGTGGACGGCCGCGTTTACGGCACGGCCTACCGTGAGCTTAACCTATCGGCCATGGCCCGGGTAGATAAGGGTTGGGGATACATCCAACTGGCCACTACCCTGTTCAACAACAAACAGGAGATACCCGACGGCAGCCGCGACTCGTTGACCCGGCGCTTTACCCGGCAGGTGCTTGATGATGGCGATGATATCAAGAACCGCCCCATCGTACCTGACAACGAATTAAAGACCTACCGCCTCAACCCGTTGTACCAGCATATACAGCATTACCGCCTGTACAGCACCAGCCAGTTCAAATTGGGCGAGGGCAGCCTAAACGTGTTGTTGGGTGGCCAGCAAAGTGTAAGGCGCGAGTACAATCACCCCACCCAACCTCAACAACCAGGACTTTATGTGGTGCTCAACACGCTTAATTATGATGTGAAGTATAACCTGCCTGATATGGCCGGCATCGAGACCACCATTGGCGTGAACGGCATGTACCAGACCAACCGCAGCAAGAACGCCACCGATTTCCCGATCCCTGATCATGACCTTTTCGATATCGGCACGTTCCTGTTCGCCAAAAAAACTTTGGGTAAGGTTGATATTAGCGGGGGCATCCGTTTTGATAACCGCCATACGAGTTGGAAGAACTTTTACGTGGCTGATAATCCACAGAATGGTTTTCAAAAACACGTGACCGGGGCCGATACCGCCGGTGCTTACCTGCAATTTCCCTCATTTGCAAAAACTTACACGGGTATATCAGGCAGTTTGGGGGTCACCTACAATGTGACCGAGCGGCTGTTGCTGAAAGCCAATATCGCGCGGGGTTACCGAGCGCCCAATATCACCGAGATCGGCTCCAATGGGTTAGATCCCGGTGCGCACATCGTTTACCTGGGCAACCGTGGCTTCAGGCCCGAGTTCAATTTACAGCAGGATGTGGGCATTGTGGCGTATTTAAAAGATGCTGACCTCAGTGCCGACCTGTTCAACAACAACATACAGAATTACATTTACCAGGCCCGTTTGAACGATGCCGACGGCAACCCGGTGGTGATCGTGCCGGGGAACAGTACTTACCAGTATCAGCAGTCGAAAGCGCGTTTGTATGGTATCGAGCTCACCGCCAACCTGCACCCGCAAAGCGCCAAATGGTTCAATTGGAACAATAGCTTGGCTTACGTAAAGGGCTTGAATCAAAACAAGGAACTGATCGCCCGCGCGGGTGATGCGGCGCGGTACCTGCCGTTCATCCCGCCGCTGCACGTACGGTCGGAATTGCGTATCAACCTCCAACCCAAAAGTACCTCATGGGCCAAACCCTACGTTAAACTGGAAGCAGATGCTTACGCCGCACAGAACAATTTTTACGCACTCGATAATACCGAGACGGCTACGCCCGGTTATACCCTATGGAACGTAGGATGTGGCAGCGGATTCAAGAACAAGAACGGAAGAACGGTACTGGACCTTTTTTTACAGGTGGATAACCTTTTTGATAAGGCCTATCAGTCGAACCTTAACCGGCTCAAATATTTTGAATATTATTCGGCATCGCCCAATGGCCGTAGCGGGATTCACAACATTGGCCGCAACATCAGCTTAAAGGCGGTAGTGCCCTTTTAA
- a CDS encoding metal-dependent transcriptional regulator yields MNTFSEENYLKAIFRLSQMADVKKISTSAIAEALGNNPASVVDMIRKLSDKQLIEYDKKKGVKLTTQGQKDAIQIVRKHRLWEVFLLEKLDYRWDEIHDIAEELEHIKYHDLADRLDRFLGFPEYDPHGDPIPKANGKMARPFSASLADGKVGSTYRVAAVRDTSSDFLQYLHKLEIGIGTQIRLIEQIAFDRSLVISINNGEAATVSAKFGENILIS; encoded by the coding sequence ATGAACACTTTCTCAGAGGAGAATTACCTGAAAGCCATCTTCAGGTTATCGCAAATGGCAGATGTGAAAAAGATATCGACCAGTGCTATTGCCGAGGCACTGGGCAACAACCCTGCATCGGTAGTGGATATGATACGCAAGCTCAGCGATAAGCAACTGATCGAGTACGATAAGAAGAAAGGGGTCAAGCTGACCACCCAGGGACAAAAGGACGCTATACAGATCGTGCGTAAGCACCGGTTGTGGGAAGTGTTCCTGCTGGAAAAGCTGGACTACCGCTGGGATGAGATACACGATATAGCCGAAGAACTCGAGCACATCAAATACCATGACCTGGCCGACCGCCTAGACCGCTTCCTGGGTTTCCCGGAGTACGATCCGCATGGCGACCCTATACCCAAGGCCAACGGCAAAATGGCCCGCCCGTTCTCAGCATCACTGGCCGATGGTAAGGTGGGCAGCACTTACCGCGTAGCCGCAGTGCGCGATACCAGCAGCGATTTTTTACAGTACCTGCACAAGCTCGAGATCGGCATCGGTACACAGATACGCCTTATTGAGCAGATCGCGTTCGACCGCTCATTGGTGATCAGTATCAACAACGGCGAGGCGGCCACCGTATCGGCCAAATTTGGCGAGAATATCCTGATCAGTTAA
- a CDS encoding sulfurtransferase has protein sequence MTPLIEAADLKALTPGTYTLIDARGFGNSRERYEQGHLPGALYVDLEQLAAHPEDAAVGGRHPLPAAAEFAGLLGSLGMTPDSHVIVYDDKAAANPAARFWWMLKAIGHSQVQVLNGGLQAAIDAGMEVTTDLTAEPQATTYPVPAGFDGTVTIEEVMEAAKDPARMVIDVRETPRYNGDTEPLDLVAGHIPGAVNIPYLTNLAGGKYRPAEELADQYEQALGKVAPEKVIVHCGSGVTACHTLLALEQAGIKGAKLYVGSWSEWSRRDLPVGKVSPDTGERTETPPAEKK, from the coding sequence ATGACACCACTCATTGAGGCAGCCGACCTGAAAGCACTTACCCCAGGCACCTACACCCTGATCGATGCACGGGGCTTTGGCAACAGCCGCGAACGTTATGAGCAGGGGCACCTGCCAGGTGCGCTGTATGTTGACCTGGAACAACTGGCCGCTCACCCTGAAGATGCCGCTGTTGGCGGCCGTCACCCGCTACCAGCCGCGGCCGAGTTTGCCGGGTTGTTAGGTAGCTTGGGCATGACGCCCGATAGCCATGTGATCGTGTATGATGACAAAGCTGCCGCTAACCCGGCCGCCCGTTTTTGGTGGATGCTCAAAGCCATTGGACACAGCCAGGTGCAGGTACTCAACGGCGGGTTACAAGCGGCTATTGATGCCGGTATGGAAGTGACCACCGACCTGACCGCTGAACCCCAAGCCACCACTTACCCGGTGCCTGCCGGTTTTGATGGCACTGTGACCATTGAAGAAGTGATGGAGGCCGCCAAAGATCCCGCCCGTATGGTGATCGATGTGCGCGAAACGCCGCGCTACAATGGCGACACCGAGCCGCTTGACCTGGTGGCAGGCCATATCCCCGGTGCGGTGAACATCCCTTACCTGACCAATTTGGCCGGTGGCAAATACCGCCCAGCCGAAGAACTGGCCGATCAGTATGAGCAGGCTTTAGGCAAGGTAGCGCCCGAAAAGGTGATCGTACATTGCGGGTCAGGGGTAACGGCATGCCATACCTTGCTGGCCCTTGAGCAGGCAGGCATCAAAGGCGCCAAGCTTTACGTAGGCTCCTGGAGCGAGTGGTCGCGCCGAGACCTGCCTGTGGGCAAGGTATCTCCAGATACCGGTGAGCGTACCGAAACGCCGCCAGCAGAAAAGAAGTAA
- a CDS encoding M23 family metallopeptidase: MYKKVLGLSLLLSLITTYTFAQDDALRVNYQVNPNRNVELNYEKADLGTYTVVLDFTTLVNSSGSERRILTASGKMGRLETLTPTNKDQGITFSYKYSYIRGKLKPKINNDIVYVLPYRKGANTKVSEATFVNATYFGNTAPDDWKGYYFYTDTEDTIAAVRKGTVVSIKDTYDTDKPTEVAYKSSLNEIIIEHSDGTLATYRGFKKGSFKVSVGQVVFPGTALGLNSKYSESRPYGVYLIVTYLRSADLEGARGQSLATTKSLYGFITPNFYIDQNSKGAVLRSGQQYEVESTPEIVTKEMTKREIKQLPK; this comes from the coding sequence ATGTACAAAAAAGTGCTCGGGCTCTCGCTGCTCTTGTCCCTCATCACCACCTATACCTTTGCTCAGGACGACGCCCTGAGGGTGAACTACCAGGTGAATCCTAACCGCAACGTTGAACTCAATTATGAGAAGGCCGATCTTGGCACCTACACTGTTGTACTCGACTTTACCACGCTGGTGAATTCGTCAGGCTCAGAAAGGCGTATACTGACCGCATCGGGCAAGATGGGACGGTTAGAGACCTTAACACCTACCAATAAAGATCAGGGCATTACTTTTTCCTACAAGTATTCCTACATCAGGGGCAAGCTTAAACCCAAGATCAATAACGACATCGTTTATGTGCTGCCTTACCGAAAAGGCGCCAACACCAAAGTTTCTGAGGCCACCTTCGTCAACGCCACCTACTTTGGTAATACCGCCCCCGACGATTGGAAGGGCTATTACTTTTATACCGACACCGAAGATACCATAGCCGCCGTACGCAAAGGCACGGTAGTTAGCATCAAGGATACCTACGACACCGACAAACCCACCGAGGTAGCCTACAAAAGCTCTTTGAACGAGATCATTATCGAGCATAGCGACGGTACGCTGGCCACCTACCGCGGCTTTAAAAAGGGAAGTTTTAAGGTTTCGGTAGGTCAAGTGGTATTTCCGGGCACTGCGTTAGGCCTTAACAGCAAGTACAGCGAATCGAGGCCTTATGGCGTATACCTGATCGTGACGTACCTGAGGTCGGCCGATCTGGAGGGTGCGCGCGGACAAAGCCTCGCCACCACCAAAAGTCTGTATGGATTCATCACGCCCAACTTCTACATTGATCAAAACTCTAAAGGAGCGGTATTAAGATCAGGGCAGCAGTACGAAGTGGAAAGCACACCCGAGATCGTGACCAAAGAAATGACCAAGCGCGAGATCAAACAGTTGCCTAAATAG